Proteins co-encoded in one Epinephelus moara isolate mb chromosome 11, YSFRI_EMoa_1.0, whole genome shotgun sequence genomic window:
- the nfx1 gene encoding transcriptional repressor NF-X1: protein MAEGSSDPPDLHSDEASHQKTYQHKSRRGRPRHNNDRNLNSYDPSQQYGHLHQGFKPPFSHDNSNYALHHQPPYQGEDGARRRGRGRGRREGNRSVNGNFSGFSSSWQRPGGDFGPYNGNNRGAGGFHSGAHPMDGPDGPNWRREDTGRNFEQTNEDQDAQAKKPRKFSQEQRRGQQPEKGSRFKENNAAVGGQRSDDTKGENPSLDIRDRSQRSSTGPDFQRDDHQRAHTEAKRRQGPIKPPKQPSQEETALEMRPSVQDDSGHRRSSQDPVCKAGRGSGRHTPQQARGGRRMHYQNHRPGQRNWDKMPESKETQTGCLIEQLSEEKYECMVCCDVIRCMAPVWSCQSCFHVFHLNCIKKWARSPASQADESAKGWRCPACQNVALKPPTSYTCFCGKVTNPEWQRSEIPHTCGDMCGKKRSGVDCNHPCNILCHPGPCPQCPAFITKSCTCGKTSQPVRCGQGTVLRCDKACGAFLNCAKHTCTQVCHSGACQPCQLQVQQVCYCGVTTREVLCGTDRDGFDGSGHFSCQKLCGKMLNCEAHRCQQVCHRGACQPCPLSPSLVKTCPCGQTPLAKLMELGYSERRSCSDAIPSCGKTCNKPLACGSSDTIHLCEKLCHEDSCGPCSLTSTIRCRCGSKTKEVPCETIQKEDELVFTCEKRCNKKRSCGRHKCGELCCVNVEHKCPLICGYKLNCGLHRCQEPCHRGNCEPCWQSSFDELACYCGLTVLYPPIPCGTKPPECKNLCTRRHECDHPVFHNCHSEEKCPPCTYLTQKWCMGKHEQRSNIPCHLQDISCGLVCNKALPCEMHRCRRICHRGECLAEGSCQQPCTLPRPDCGHPCSAPCHKGSSCPRTTCTAKVAVQCDCGRRKETVVCAEAATSYQRYAAIAMASKLSDMQLGDSMDIGPLLTKKELKQTRLECDQDCATLERNRRLAEALQIDPSSDPFNVRSTSVYSDSLKEDARKDLKFVSEVEEEIRNLVELANKGKQPKRTHRFPPMNREHRKIIHELAEVYTVESVSYDNEPKRNVVITAHKGKAACPNSTLTSLIEREMAVRAPPPIAHIKQHSSKAVSGGAWSKIAKEEPMIDYFDVQD, encoded by the exons ATGGCTGAGGGCTCCTCAG ATCCACCTGACCTCCATTCAGATGAGGCGTCACATCAAAAAACCTATCAGCACAAATCCAGAAGAGGCCGCCCCAGACACAACAATGACAGAAACCTGAATAGTTATGATCCTTCTCAACAATATGGACACCTTCACCAGGGCTTCAAACCCCCATTTAGCCATGATAATTCAAATTATGCATTGCATCATCAACCTCCATACCAAGGAGAGGATGGAGCCAGAAGGCgaggcagaggtagagggaggagagaggggaataGAAGTGTAAATGGGAATTTTAGTGGCTTCAGCTCCAGTTGGCAAAGACCAGGAGGCGACTTTGGTCCGTATAATGGCAACAACAGAGGTGCAGGGGGCTTTCACTCCGGGGCACATCCCATGGATGGACCTGATGGACCTAACTGGCGAAGAGAAGATACAGGAAGGAATTTTGAACAAACAAATGAAGACCAGGATGCCCAGGCTAAAAAACCAAGGAAGTTTAgccaggagcagagaagaggacAACAACCTGAAAAGGGTAGTCGTTTTAAGGAGAACAACGCTGCAGTtgggggtcagaggtcagatgaCACCAAAGGAGAGAACCCCTCGTTAGACATCAGGGACAGAAGTCAGAGGAGCAGTACTGGTCCAGACTTTCAACGTGATGATCATCAGAGGGCACACACTGAAGCAAAACGACGTCAAGGACCAATCAAACCGCCCAAACAACCATCTCAAGAGGAAACAGCCTTGGAGATGAGGCCCAGTGTCCAAGATGACTCTGGCCATAGAAGATCATCTCAGGATCCGGTCTGTAAAGCTGGACGAGGCTCAGGACGACACACACCCCAGCAGGCAAGAGGGGGGAGAAGAATGCATTATCAAAACCACAGGCCAGGCCAGAGGAACTGGGACAAGATGCCAGAGAGcaaggagacacagacag GATGTCTGATAGAGCAGCTGTCAGAGGAGAAGTACGAGTGCATGGTTTGCTGTGATGTCATCCGGTGCATGGCCCCGGTGTGGAGCTGCCAGAGCTGCTTCCACGTCTTCCACCTGAACTGTATCAAGAAGTGGGCTCGATCCCCGGCCTCTCAGGCAGACG AATCAGCTAAAGGCTGGAGATGTCCGGCCTGCCAGAATGTTGCACTGAAACCACCAACGTCCTACACCTGCTTCTGTG GTAAAGTGACAAACCCAGAGTGGCAGCGCAGTGAGATTCCTCACACCTGTGGTGACATGTGTGGGAAGAAAAGGAGCGGAGTGGACTGTAACCACCCCTGTAACAT CTTATGTCACCCTGGACCTTGTCCGCAATGTCCTGCCTTTATAACAAAATCCTGTACCTGTGGGAAGACAAG TCAACCAGTGCGCTGTGGCCAAGGTACAGTTCTCCGGTGTGACAAGGCGTGTGGTGCCTTCCTTAACTGTGCTAAACACACCTGCACCCAGGTGTGCCACAGTGGGGCATGTCAACCCTGCCAGCTGCAAGTTCAGCAGG tgtgctACTGCGGCGTTACCACTCGTGAAGTCCTGTGTGGCACAGATAGAGATGGATTTGATGGTTCGGGACATTTCTCCTGTCAAAAATTATGTGGGAA GATGCTAAACTGCGAAGCTCACCGGTGCCAGCAGGTATGCCACCGTGGCGCGTGTCAGCCGTGCCCACTCTCCCCAAGCTTGGTGAAGACGTGTCCTTGTGGTCAGACACCACTGGCCAAGCTCATGGAACTGGGCTACTCTGAACGACGAAGCTGCTCTGATGCCATCCCCTCCTGTGGGAAGACGTGCAACAAACCCCTGGCCTGTGGCTCCAGCG ACACCATCCATCTGTGTGAGAAGTTGTGCCATGAGGACAGCTGTGGGCCCTGCTCCCTGACCTCCACTATCAGATGCAGATGTGGCTCCAAGACCAAG GAGGTCCCGTGTGAAACGATCCAAAAAGAAG ATGAGCTTGTCTTCACTTGTGAGAAGCGCTGCAACAAGAAGCGCTCCTGTGGTCGACACAAGTGCGGCGAGCTGTGTTGTGTG aATGTAGAGCACAAGTGTCCCCTGATCTGCGGCTACAAGCTCAACTGTGGCCTCCACCGCTGCCAGGAGCCCTGTCACCGTGGAAACTGTGAGCCCTGCTGGCAGTCCA GTTTTGATGAGCTGGCTTGTTACTGCGGGCTCACTGTCTTGTACCCGCCCATCCCCTGCGGCACAAAGCCACCGGAGTGCAAAAATTTATGCACAAGAAGACACGAGTGTGACCACCCAG TGTTTCACAACTGCCACAGTGAAGAGAAGTGTCCACCTTGCACTTACCTTACTCAGAAGTGGTGCATGGGAAAGCACGAG CAACGTAGCAACATCCCATGTCATCTGCAAGACATCTCTTGCGGCCTGGTGTGTAATAAAGCGCTGCCATGTGAAATGCACCGCTGCAGACGGATCTGCCACCGGGGCGAGTGTTTGGCAGAAGGCAGCTGCCAGCAGCCCTGCACGCTACCTCGTCCAGACTGTGGCCACCCTTGCTCCGCTCCCTGTCATAAAGGCAGCAGCTGCCCACGCACCACCTGCACCGCCAAG GTGGCTGTGCAGTGTGATTGTGGGCGAAGAAAGGAAACGGTGGTCTGCGCAGAGGCAGCCACTTCATATCAGAG GTATGCAGCCATCGCCATGGCCAGCAAACTGTCTGACATGCAGCTCGGTGACTCAATGGACATCGGCCCACTCCTCACTAAGAAGGAGCTGAAACAGACCAG GCTTGAATGTGATCAAGATTGTGCTACTTTGGAGAGAAACAGACGTTTGGCGGAGGCGTTGCAAATAGACCCATCCTCTGACCCCTTCAACGTCCGCTCTACTTCTGTATACAGCGACAGCCTCAAAGAGGATGCCAG AAAAGACCTGAAATTCGTCTCCGAGGTAGAAGAGGAGATCAGGAATCTTGTTGAGCTTGCTAATAAG GGAAAACAACCAAAGAGGACCCACCGTTTCCCACCCATGAACAGAGAACACCGGAAGATCATCCACGAGCTGGCCGAGGTTTATACTGTGGAGAGCGTGAGCTACGACAACGAGCCCAAACGCAACGTGGTCATCACAGCCCACAA GGGGAAGGCAGCGTGTCCAAACTCAACCCTGACATCACTGATAGAGCGAGAGATGGCTGTGAGGGCCCCTCCTCCCATCGCTCATATCAAACAGCATAGCAGCAA GGCCGTCAGTGGAGGCGCCTGGTCGAAGATTGCTAAAGAAGAGCCTATGATAGATTATTTCGATGTCCAGGACTAA